A single region of the Bacillota bacterium genome encodes:
- a CDS encoding FMN-binding protein, whose translation MNRGITSALVLVLLVLVVAGCSGTQEPQQKPGAAATYNDGTYTAVSDADHHGYGLATVTISADKITKVDLKEFIETGAEKDFDTYKYEPSVQANQEMAQRIVKANSIHVDDYTKATSSSTKYKQAVARALDKAKTKPAITTEYFDGVFLGKSEADDHGYALALVTMENDQVKEVVLQEVTETGEFKDYSTYPKKEVVAAHEELPAKFVETNGGPVDNVSGATHTTAKWNQAVQNALELAKVR comes from the coding sequence TTGAACAGGGGTATCACGTCAGCCTTAGTGCTGGTACTGCTGGTTCTGGTTGTAGCCGGCTGCAGTGGAACCCAGGAACCCCAACAAAAGCCCGGTGCAGCGGCCACTTACAACGACGGTACTTACACCGCCGTCTCTGATGCCGACCATCATGGTTATGGCCTGGCTACTGTCACCATTTCCGCGGACAAGATCACTAAGGTGGATCTGAAAGAGTTTATCGAGACCGGTGCAGAAAAGGACTTCGACACCTATAAGTACGAGCCGTCGGTCCAGGCTAACCAAGAGATGGCCCAGCGCATTGTCAAGGCCAACTCCATCCATGTGGACGATTACACCAAGGCTACCAGCAGCAGTACCAAGTACAAGCAGGCTGTGGCTCGTGCCCTGGACAAGGCAAAAACGAAACCGGCGATAACCACTGAGTATTTCGACGGTGTCTTCTTGGGCAAGTCCGAGGCCGACGACCATGGCTACGCGCTGGCACTTGTTACCATGGAAAACGATCAGGTGAAGGAAGTAGTCCTGCAAGAAGTCACCGAAACCGGTGAATTCAAAGACTACAGCACCTATCCTAAGAAAGAAGTGGTGGCCGCCCATGAGGAGCTGCCGGCCAAGTTTGTCGAGACCAACGGCGGACCCGTGGACAACGTTTCCGGAGCCACTCACACCACGGCAAAATGGAACCAGGCTGTGCAGA